A single genomic interval of Gossypium raimondii isolate GPD5lz chromosome 11, ASM2569854v1, whole genome shotgun sequence harbors:
- the LOC105801845 gene encoding uncharacterized protein LOC105801845, translated as MELFYFVVFGALGAVVAALELSKNSKDRINTSSAFNSFKNNYLVVYSLMMAGDWLQGPYVYYLYSTYGFGKGEIGQLFIAGFGSSMLFGTIVGSLADKQGRRRACVTYCITYILSCITKHSPQYKILMVGRVLGGIATSLLFSAFESWLVAEHNKRGFEQQWLSLTFSKAIFLGNGLVAILAGLFGNVLVDSLSLGPVAPFDAAAIFLAIGMAIILSSWTENFGDPSENKDLLTQFRGAAVAIASDEKIALLGAIQSLFEGSMYTFVFLWTPALSPNDEEIPHGFIFATFMLASMLGSSLASRLMARSSPRVESYMQIVFVISSASLTLPIITNFLVAPSKVKGESISFAGCLQLLGFCTFEACVGIFWPSIMKMRSQYIPEEARSTIMNFFRIPLNIFVCIVLYNVDAFPITVMFGMCSIFLLVASILQRRLMAISDKPKMENWTAMKERDPEAEALND; from the exons AAGCAAGAACAGCAAAGATCGAATCAACACATCCTCTGCTTTCAATTCCTTCAAGAACAATTATCTTGTCGTTTATTCTCTCATGATGG CTGGAGACTGGCTGCAGGGTCCGTATGTTTACTATCTTTACAGTACATATGGGTTCGGAAAAGGTGAAATTGGACAACTTTTTATTGCCGGTTTTGGGTCCTCTATGTTGTTCGGGACAATTGTCGGATCTTTAGCAGACAAAca GGGCCGAAGGAGGGCGTGTGTTACTTACTGCATAACTTACATACTTAGTTGCATAACGAAACATTCTCCtcaatacaaaattttgatgGTAGGTCGGGTTTTGGGAGGTATTGCCACTTCTCTTCTCTTTTCGGCATTCGAGTCATGGCTTGTTGCAGAACATAATAAA AGGGGCTTCGAGCAACAATGGTTATCTTTAACATTTTCGAAGGCAATATTTCTTGGTAATGGTCTTGTTGCCATTTTGGCTGGGTTGTTTGGAAACGTGCTGGTCGATTCATTATCCCTTGGACCTGTGGCTCCTTTTGATGCTGCTGCAATCTTTCTTGCCATTGGGATGGCCATTATTTTATCATCATGGACTGAAAATTTCGGAGATCCTTCAGAAAATAAGGACTTGCTGACCCAGTTCAGGGGCGCTGCTGTAGCAATAGCTTCGG ATGAAAAAATTGCTTTGCTGGGTGCCATACAGTCTCTGTTTGAAGGTTCAATGTACACATTCGTGTTCCTTTGGACACCTGCTTTGAGCCCCAACGACGAAGAGATCCCTCACGGTTTCATATTCGCCACTTTCATGTTGGCTTCGATGTTGGGAAGCTCCCTTGCATCTCGTTTGATGGCTCGATCATCACCTAGAGTAGAAAGCTACATGCAAATCGTTTTTGTGATTTCCTCAGCCTCTCTCACGCTTCCGATTATAACCAAT TTCTTGGTAGCACCTTCGAAAGTGAAAGGCGAAAGCATCTCATTCGCAGGTTGTCTTCAACTTCTTGGTTTCTGTACTTTTGAAGCTTGCGTAGGGATATTCTGGCCATCCATTATGAAAATGAGATCCCAATACATCCCGGAGGAGGCTCGGAGCACCATCATGAACTTTTTCCGCATTCCTCTCAACATCTTCGTCTGCATTGTGCTATACAAT GTCGACGCATTCCCCATCACCGTTATGTTTGGTATGTGCTCGATTTTCCTCCTTGTTGCATCCATCTTGCAAAGACGGCTGATGGCAATTTCAGACAAACCAA AGATGGAAAATTGGACAGCAATGAAGGAAAGGGACCCTGAAGCTGAAGCATTAAATGATTGA
- the LOC105801843 gene encoding outer envelope pore protein 37, chloroplastic, whose amino-acid sequence MLEPSSQTPDYLISPITTPVPPSPPPPPTKPNQFLSLISNRPSLRVTSEFDSDSRVFFHKVSCKLFDDLAKLKLSFVNNVKREISGSLLALTSKHLSIHYDPEEQNALIKTSFDVGPKLQFKAAHDVKAKRGEVAMVANVADPGYAVEVSSPVPYIGLPKATIRFPTGEVTLEEREDEEVPRKLLINGILKGPILNGVGAAHYTDEELRLRYSYKDESLSFIPSISLPSNAVSFAFKRRFSPSDKLSYWYNFDSNCWSAVYKHTYDKDFKFKAGYDSEVRLGWASLWVGEENGKAKTAPMKMKVQFMLQVPQDDIKSSALMFRVKKRWDIL is encoded by the exons atgcTGGAACCATCCTCACAAACCCCTGATTACCTAATATCACCCATAACAACGCCGGTACCACCATCACCGCCGCCGCCGCCCACAAAACCCAATCAGTTTCTGTCCTTGATATCCAACAGACCATCCCTTAGAGTGACTTCAGAGTTCGACAGTGATAGCCGTGTGTTCTTTCACAAGGTGTCTTGTAAGTTGTTCGATGACCTTGCTAAGCTTAAACTATCCTTCGTTAATAACGTTAAACGTGAGATCTCGGGTTCTCTTTTGGCGTTAACTTCGAAGCATTTGTCTATTCACTATGATCCTGAGGAACAAAATGCTCTTATCAAGACATCTTTTGATGTGGGTCCTAAATTGCAGTTCAAAGCTGCTCATGATGTTAAG GCAAAACGAGGCGAGGTTGCAATGGTTGCGAATGTTGCTGATCCCGGTTATGCCGTTGAAGTGTCGTCTCCTGTTCCATATATTGGTTTG CCGAAAGCAACAATTAGATTCCCTACCGGTGAAGTTACACTTGAGGAGAGAGAGGATGAAGAAGTACCAAGGAAGTTGTTGATAAATGGGATTCTTAAAGGTCCGATTTTGAATGGGGTCGGTGCAGCCCATTACACAGATGAAGAACTGAGACTAAGATACTCATATAAG GATGAATCACTGTCATTTATTCCTAGCATTTCACTGCCATCGAATGCTGTTTCATTTGCATTCAAGCGACGTTTCAGTCCATCTGATAAGTTGAG CTACTGGTACAATTTTGACTCGAACTGTTGGAGTGCTGTTTACAAGCACACATATGACAAAGACTTCAAATTCAAAGCTGGCTATGATTCAGAGGTTCGTCTCGGCTGGGCTTCTCTATGG GTCGGAGAAGAAAACGGAAAGGCAAAGACGGCCCCGATGAAGATGAAAGTCCAGTTTATGCTCCAGGTACCACAAGATGACATTAAATCATCGGCGTTAATGTTTCGTGTTAAAAAGAGGTGGGATATATTGTAG
- the LOC105801842 gene encoding oligopeptide transporter 9 isoform X1, whose translation MEAMELQHKVEEEEECPVKQVEITVPKTDDPTLPAVTFRMWVLGLSSCIVLSFVNQFFWYRKMPLTISSISAMIAVVPLGHLMAKTLPHRVFFENTRLEFSMNPGPFNMKEHVLITIFANSGAGSVYATHILSAVKLYYKRKLTFLPALLVMITTQVLGFGWAGIFRKYLVEPGEMWWPSNLVMVSLFRALHEKEERPKGGTTLNQFFLLVLICSFAYYVLPGYLFTTLTSFSWVCWLAPKSVLVQQLGSGLNGLGIGSFGIDWATISSYLGSPLASPWFATANIAVGFFLVMYVMTPLTYWFDVYKAKTFPIYSSELFKSTGESYDILSIVNPSFHLDKEVYGQNGRVHLSTFFAMTYGLGFATLTATLFHVLLFDGRELWQQTKSAFGGNKKIDIHTRLMKKYKSVPTWWFAMILVLNLALILFTCEYYNESLQLPWWGVLLACAIALFFTLPIGIIAATTNQAPGLNIITEYVIGYMYPEHPVANMCFKVYGYISMVQALTFVSDFKLGHYMKIPPRSMFTAQMVGTLVAVFVYTITAWWLMEEIPNLCDTSLLPHDSPWTCPMDRVFFDASVIWGLVGPRRIFGTEGEYGNVNWFFLGGALAPFLVWLAHKAFPDKEWIRLIHMPVLLGATSMMPPASAVNFTSWLLVGFLSGFVVFKYRPEWWKRYNYVLSGGLDAGTAFMTVLLFLTLQSKEIGVSWWGNNGEGCPLAVCPTAKGVIADGCPVT comes from the exons ATGGAAGCCATGGAGTTACAGCACAAGgtcgaagaagaagaagaatgccCTGTTAAACAAGTTGAAATAACAGTGCCCAAAACTGATGATCCCACTTTGCCTGCAGTGACATTTAGGATGTGGGTTTTGGGTCTTAGTTCATGTATTGTTCTTTCATTTGTTAACCAGTTCTTTTGGTATAGAAAGATGCCATTGACTATTTCCTCCATTTCAGCCATGATTGCCGTCGTGCCACTCGGCCATCTCATGGCCAAAACGTTGCCGCATCGTGTGTTCTTCGAGAATACTAGATTGGAGTTTTCAATGAACCCTGGTCCATTCAATATGAAGGAGCATGTTTTGATTACTATTTTTGCAAATTCTGGTGCTGGATCTGTTTATGCTACTCATATTTTGAGTGCTGTTAAGCTTTATTATAAGAGGAAGCTCACATTTCTACCCGCTTTACTTGTTATGATCACAACCCAG GTTTTGGGGTTTGGTTGGGCTGGGATTTTCAGGAAATATCTGGTTGAACCCGGGGAAATGTGGTGGCCATCTAATTTGGTCATGGTTTCCTTGTTCAG GGCTTTGCACGAAAAAGAAGAAAGGCCGAAAGGCGGGACTACTCTGAACCAATTCTTTCTGCTAGTCTTGATTTGCAGCTTTGCATACTATGTCCTCCCTGGTTATCTTTTCACTACATTGACATCTTTCTCCTGGGTTTGTTGGTTGGCTCCCAAGTCAGTTTTAGTCCAACAACTCGGCTCGGGCTTGAATGGCCTTGGAATCGGTTCTTTCGGCATAGATTGGGCTACAATTTCCTCATACCTAGGGAGTCCTCTCGCTAGTCCCTGGTTTGCTACTGCCAATATTGCTGTCGGTTTCTTCCTTGTGATGTACGTCATGACGCCACTCACATACTGGTTTGATGTCTACAAAGCCAAAACCTTCCCTATTTATTCTAGTGAACTTTTCAAGTCGACCGGAGAATCGTATGACATATTGAGCATCGTTAATCCATCCTTTCACCTAGACAAGGAGGTTTACGGACAAAATGGTCGAGTGCATCTCAGTACTTTCTTTGCTATGACTTACGGTCTCGGTTTTGCTACCCTAACTGCAACACTTTTCCATGTCCTGCTATTTGATGGAAG AGAGCTATGGCAACAAACCAAAAGCGCTTTCGGAGGTAATAAGAAGATCGATATTCACACAAGGCTTATGAAGAAGTACAAATCCGTCCCAACGTGGTGGTTTGCCATGATCCTTGTGTTGAATCTCGCCCTTATACTATTCACTTGTGAGTACTATAATGAGTCACTTCAATTGCCTTGGTGGGGTGTATTATTAGCTTGTGCCATTGCTTTATTCTTCACCCTTCCTATTGGTATCATTGCTGCTACCACAAATCAG GCTCCAGGTTTGAACATTATTACCGAATATGTGATCGGATATATGTATCCGGAGCACCCTGTTGCTAATATGTGCTTCAAGGTGTATGGATATATAAGCATGGTTCAAGCTCTAACCTTCGTTTCAGACTTCAAACTTGGCCATTACATGAAGATTCCACCTCGATCGATGTTCACAGCACAG ATGGTTGGAACACTTGTTGCAGTCTTTGTATACACCATAACAGCATGGTGGCTAATGGAAGAGATTCCCAATCTTTGTGATACTTCCTTGTTACCACATGACAGTCCATGGACTTGTCCAATGGACCGCGTGTTTTTTGACGCATCTGTTATATGGGGACTTGTCGGACCTCGTAGAATATTTGGAACAGAAGGTGAGTACGGGAATGTCAATTGGTTCTTTCTCGGTGGAGCTCTAGCTCCTTTCCTAGTATGGCTGGCACACAAAGCATTCCCAGATAAAGAATGGATTCGCCTCATCCACATGCCGGTTCTCTTAGGCGCAACATCTATGATGCCTCCGGCTAGTGCAGTAAACTTCACGAGTTGGCTTCTAGTTGGCTTCCTTTCCGGATTTGTTGTTTTCAAATACAGACCGGAATGGTGGAAACGTTACAATTACGTCCTCTCAGGCGGTCTTGATGCTGGAACCGCTTTTATGACAGTCTTATTGTTTCTTACACTGCAGTCAAAGGAAATCGGCGTCAGCTGGTGGGGAAATAATGGAGAAGGGTGTCCTCTTGCTGTTTGTCCAACTGCTAAAGGTGTTATTGCTGATGGTTGCCCTGTTACTTAA
- the LOC105801842 gene encoding oligopeptide transporter 6 isoform X2, protein MIAVVPLGHLMAKTLPHRVFFENTRLEFSMNPGPFNMKEHVLITIFANSGAGSVYATHILSAVKLYYKRKLTFLPALLVMITTQVLGFGWAGIFRKYLVEPGEMWWPSNLVMVSLFRALHEKEERPKGGTTLNQFFLLVLICSFAYYVLPGYLFTTLTSFSWVCWLAPKSVLVQQLGSGLNGLGIGSFGIDWATISSYLGSPLASPWFATANIAVGFFLVMYVMTPLTYWFDVYKAKTFPIYSSELFKSTGESYDILSIVNPSFHLDKEVYGQNGRVHLSTFFAMTYGLGFATLTATLFHVLLFDGRELWQQTKSAFGGNKKIDIHTRLMKKYKSVPTWWFAMILVLNLALILFTCEYYNESLQLPWWGVLLACAIALFFTLPIGIIAATTNQAPGLNIITEYVIGYMYPEHPVANMCFKVYGYISMVQALTFVSDFKLGHYMKIPPRSMFTAQMVGTLVAVFVYTITAWWLMEEIPNLCDTSLLPHDSPWTCPMDRVFFDASVIWGLVGPRRIFGTEGEYGNVNWFFLGGALAPFLVWLAHKAFPDKEWIRLIHMPVLLGATSMMPPASAVNFTSWLLVGFLSGFVVFKYRPEWWKRYNYVLSGGLDAGTAFMTVLLFLTLQSKEIGVSWWGNNGEGCPLAVCPTAKGVIADGCPVT, encoded by the exons ATGATTGCCGTCGTGCCACTCGGCCATCTCATGGCCAAAACGTTGCCGCATCGTGTGTTCTTCGAGAATACTAGATTGGAGTTTTCAATGAACCCTGGTCCATTCAATATGAAGGAGCATGTTTTGATTACTATTTTTGCAAATTCTGGTGCTGGATCTGTTTATGCTACTCATATTTTGAGTGCTGTTAAGCTTTATTATAAGAGGAAGCTCACATTTCTACCCGCTTTACTTGTTATGATCACAACCCAG GTTTTGGGGTTTGGTTGGGCTGGGATTTTCAGGAAATATCTGGTTGAACCCGGGGAAATGTGGTGGCCATCTAATTTGGTCATGGTTTCCTTGTTCAG GGCTTTGCACGAAAAAGAAGAAAGGCCGAAAGGCGGGACTACTCTGAACCAATTCTTTCTGCTAGTCTTGATTTGCAGCTTTGCATACTATGTCCTCCCTGGTTATCTTTTCACTACATTGACATCTTTCTCCTGGGTTTGTTGGTTGGCTCCCAAGTCAGTTTTAGTCCAACAACTCGGCTCGGGCTTGAATGGCCTTGGAATCGGTTCTTTCGGCATAGATTGGGCTACAATTTCCTCATACCTAGGGAGTCCTCTCGCTAGTCCCTGGTTTGCTACTGCCAATATTGCTGTCGGTTTCTTCCTTGTGATGTACGTCATGACGCCACTCACATACTGGTTTGATGTCTACAAAGCCAAAACCTTCCCTATTTATTCTAGTGAACTTTTCAAGTCGACCGGAGAATCGTATGACATATTGAGCATCGTTAATCCATCCTTTCACCTAGACAAGGAGGTTTACGGACAAAATGGTCGAGTGCATCTCAGTACTTTCTTTGCTATGACTTACGGTCTCGGTTTTGCTACCCTAACTGCAACACTTTTCCATGTCCTGCTATTTGATGGAAG AGAGCTATGGCAACAAACCAAAAGCGCTTTCGGAGGTAATAAGAAGATCGATATTCACACAAGGCTTATGAAGAAGTACAAATCCGTCCCAACGTGGTGGTTTGCCATGATCCTTGTGTTGAATCTCGCCCTTATACTATTCACTTGTGAGTACTATAATGAGTCACTTCAATTGCCTTGGTGGGGTGTATTATTAGCTTGTGCCATTGCTTTATTCTTCACCCTTCCTATTGGTATCATTGCTGCTACCACAAATCAG GCTCCAGGTTTGAACATTATTACCGAATATGTGATCGGATATATGTATCCGGAGCACCCTGTTGCTAATATGTGCTTCAAGGTGTATGGATATATAAGCATGGTTCAAGCTCTAACCTTCGTTTCAGACTTCAAACTTGGCCATTACATGAAGATTCCACCTCGATCGATGTTCACAGCACAG ATGGTTGGAACACTTGTTGCAGTCTTTGTATACACCATAACAGCATGGTGGCTAATGGAAGAGATTCCCAATCTTTGTGATACTTCCTTGTTACCACATGACAGTCCATGGACTTGTCCAATGGACCGCGTGTTTTTTGACGCATCTGTTATATGGGGACTTGTCGGACCTCGTAGAATATTTGGAACAGAAGGTGAGTACGGGAATGTCAATTGGTTCTTTCTCGGTGGAGCTCTAGCTCCTTTCCTAGTATGGCTGGCACACAAAGCATTCCCAGATAAAGAATGGATTCGCCTCATCCACATGCCGGTTCTCTTAGGCGCAACATCTATGATGCCTCCGGCTAGTGCAGTAAACTTCACGAGTTGGCTTCTAGTTGGCTTCCTTTCCGGATTTGTTGTTTTCAAATACAGACCGGAATGGTGGAAACGTTACAATTACGTCCTCTCAGGCGGTCTTGATGCTGGAACCGCTTTTATGACAGTCTTATTGTTTCTTACACTGCAGTCAAAGGAAATCGGCGTCAGCTGGTGGGGAAATAATGGAGAAGGGTGTCCTCTTGCTGTTTGTCCAACTGCTAAAGGTGTTATTGCTGATGGTTGCCCTGTTACTTAA
- the LOC105801840 gene encoding protein MATERNALLY EXPRESSED GENE 5 isoform X5, giving the protein MSDSYWRYSDPRQPPPSSIPPLVGKRPRSDYVVSGGHELSGYYSRDDDKRTMRATRDSDSIGESYDRYLRSTQLSSYSRSQSGRPMSGGMPGRAVDDPRMVGIGGLDPGQTIKDRTIGFGSGRPEPRLPPDASSTLFVEGLPPDCTCREVSHIFRPFVGYKEVRLVTKEPRYPGGDPIKLCFVDFLSPSHAATSMDALQVMNRSG; this is encoded by the exons ATGTCCGATTCTTATTGGAGGTACAGTGACCCTCGCCAACCTCCGCCTTCCTCTATCCCTCCTCTCGTCGGAAAACGCCCTCGCTCCGATTACG TTGTCTCTGGTGGCCATGAGCTCTCTGGTTATTATTCACGGGACGATGATAAAAGAACAATGCGGGCAACCAGAGATAGTGACTCCATCGGAGAATCTTATGATCGTTACCTTCGCAGCACg CAACTGTCATCATATAGTAGGAGTCAGTCTGGTAGACCAATGAGTGGTGGAATGCCCGGCCGTGCTGTTGATGATCCTCGAATGGTGGGTATTGGTGGTCTTGATCCTGGACAAACAATAAAAGATAGGACTATAGGATTTGGTAGTGGAAGGCCCGAACCTCGCCTTCCTCCTGATGCATCCAGTACTCTTTTTGTTGAGGGTTTGCCTCCTGATTGTACATGCCGAGAAGTTTCTC ATATTTTTCGCCCATTTGTTGGGTACAAGGAAGTGAGACTTGTAACCAAGGAACCAAGATAT CCTGGAGGAGATCCAATAAAACTTTGCTTTGTTGATTTTTTAAGCCCATCTCATGCTGCTACTTCAATGGATGCTTTACAAG TGATGAATAGGTCTGGTTGA
- the LOC105801840 gene encoding protein MATERNALLY EXPRESSED GENE 5 isoform X4: MSDSYWRYSDPRQPPPSSIPPLVGKRPRSDYVVSGGHELSGYYSRDDDKRTMRATRDSDSIGESYDRYLRSTQLSSYSRSQSGRPMSGGMPGRAVDDPRMVGIGGLDPGQTIKDRTIGFGSGRPEPRLPPDASSTLFVEGLPPDCTCREVSHIFRPFVGYKEVRLVTKEPRYPGGDPIKLCFVDFLSPSHAATSMDALQGTISTEVLPP; this comes from the exons ATGTCCGATTCTTATTGGAGGTACAGTGACCCTCGCCAACCTCCGCCTTCCTCTATCCCTCCTCTCGTCGGAAAACGCCCTCGCTCCGATTACG TTGTCTCTGGTGGCCATGAGCTCTCTGGTTATTATTCACGGGACGATGATAAAAGAACAATGCGGGCAACCAGAGATAGTGACTCCATCGGAGAATCTTATGATCGTTACCTTCGCAGCACg CAACTGTCATCATATAGTAGGAGTCAGTCTGGTAGACCAATGAGTGGTGGAATGCCCGGCCGTGCTGTTGATGATCCTCGAATGGTGGGTATTGGTGGTCTTGATCCTGGACAAACAATAAAAGATAGGACTATAGGATTTGGTAGTGGAAGGCCCGAACCTCGCCTTCCTCCTGATGCATCCAGTACTCTTTTTGTTGAGGGTTTGCCTCCTGATTGTACATGCCGAGAAGTTTCTC ATATTTTTCGCCCATTTGTTGGGTACAAGGAAGTGAGACTTGTAACCAAGGAACCAAGATAT CCTGGAGGAGATCCAATAAAACTTTGCTTTGTTGATTTTTTAAGCCCATCTCATGCTGCTACTTCAATGGATGCTTTACAAG GTACTATATCTACTGAAGTTCTCCCACCGTGa
- the LOC105801840 gene encoding nuclear speckle RNA-binding protein A isoform X1, translating to MSDSYWRYSDPRQPPPSSIPPLVGKRPRSDYVVSGGHELSGYYSRDDDKRTMRATRDSDSIGESYDRYLRSTQLSSYSRSQSGRPMSGGMPGRAVDDPRMVGIGGLDPGQTIKDRTIGFGSGRPEPRLPPDASSTLFVEGLPPDCTCREVSHIFRPFVGYKEVRLVTKEPRYPGGDPIKLCFVDFLSPSHAATSMDALQGYIFDEHDHDLVKLRLQFARYPGARSGGGHRGKR from the exons ATGTCCGATTCTTATTGGAGGTACAGTGACCCTCGCCAACCTCCGCCTTCCTCTATCCCTCCTCTCGTCGGAAAACGCCCTCGCTCCGATTACG TTGTCTCTGGTGGCCATGAGCTCTCTGGTTATTATTCACGGGACGATGATAAAAGAACAATGCGGGCAACCAGAGATAGTGACTCCATCGGAGAATCTTATGATCGTTACCTTCGCAGCACg CAACTGTCATCATATAGTAGGAGTCAGTCTGGTAGACCAATGAGTGGTGGAATGCCCGGCCGTGCTGTTGATGATCCTCGAATGGTGGGTATTGGTGGTCTTGATCCTGGACAAACAATAAAAGATAGGACTATAGGATTTGGTAGTGGAAGGCCCGAACCTCGCCTTCCTCCTGATGCATCCAGTACTCTTTTTGTTGAGGGTTTGCCTCCTGATTGTACATGCCGAGAAGTTTCTC ATATTTTTCGCCCATTTGTTGGGTACAAGGAAGTGAGACTTGTAACCAAGGAACCAAGATAT CCTGGAGGAGATCCAATAAAACTTTGCTTTGTTGATTTTTTAAGCCCATCTCATGCTGCTACTTCAATGGATGCTTTACAAG GTTATATATTCGATGAGCATGACCATGACTTGGTAAAACTAAGGTTGCAATTTGCTCGCTATCCTGGTGCAAGGTCAGGTGGCGGGCATCGTGGCAAGCGCTGA
- the LOC105801840 gene encoding nuclear speckle RNA-binding protein A isoform X2: MSDSYWRYSDPRQPPPSSIPPLVGKRPRSDYVVSGGHELSGYYSRDDDKRTMRATRDSDSIGESYDRYLRSTQLSSYSRSQSGRPMSGGMPGRAVDDPRMVGIGGLDPGQTIKDRTIGFGSGRPEPRLPPDASSTLFVEGLPPDCTCREVSHIFRPFVGYKEVRLVTKEPRYPGGDPIKLCFVDFLSPSHAATSMDALQGKRKLFEADSSQFCHLF, from the exons ATGTCCGATTCTTATTGGAGGTACAGTGACCCTCGCCAACCTCCGCCTTCCTCTATCCCTCCTCTCGTCGGAAAACGCCCTCGCTCCGATTACG TTGTCTCTGGTGGCCATGAGCTCTCTGGTTATTATTCACGGGACGATGATAAAAGAACAATGCGGGCAACCAGAGATAGTGACTCCATCGGAGAATCTTATGATCGTTACCTTCGCAGCACg CAACTGTCATCATATAGTAGGAGTCAGTCTGGTAGACCAATGAGTGGTGGAATGCCCGGCCGTGCTGTTGATGATCCTCGAATGGTGGGTATTGGTGGTCTTGATCCTGGACAAACAATAAAAGATAGGACTATAGGATTTGGTAGTGGAAGGCCCGAACCTCGCCTTCCTCCTGATGCATCCAGTACTCTTTTTGTTGAGGGTTTGCCTCCTGATTGTACATGCCGAGAAGTTTCTC ATATTTTTCGCCCATTTGTTGGGTACAAGGAAGTGAGACTTGTAACCAAGGAACCAAGATAT CCTGGAGGAGATCCAATAAAACTTTGCTTTGTTGATTTTTTAAGCCCATCTCATGCTGCTACTTCAATGGATGCTTTACAAG GAAAAAGAAAGCTGTTTGAGGCAGATTCTTCACAGTTTTGCCATCTATTTTAG
- the LOC105801840 gene encoding nuclear speckle RNA-binding protein A isoform X3, giving the protein MSDSYWRYSDPRQPPPSSIPPLVGKRPRSDYVVSGGHELSGYYSRDDDKRTMRATRDSDSIGESYDRYLRSTQLSSYSRSQSGRPMSGGMPGRAVDDPRMVGIGGLDPGQTIKDRTIGFGSGRPEPRLPPDASSTLFVEGLPPDCTCREVSHIFRPFVGYKEVRLVTKEPRYPGGDPIKLCFVDFLSPSHAATSMDALQGTDIPNHPCMH; this is encoded by the exons ATGTCCGATTCTTATTGGAGGTACAGTGACCCTCGCCAACCTCCGCCTTCCTCTATCCCTCCTCTCGTCGGAAAACGCCCTCGCTCCGATTACG TTGTCTCTGGTGGCCATGAGCTCTCTGGTTATTATTCACGGGACGATGATAAAAGAACAATGCGGGCAACCAGAGATAGTGACTCCATCGGAGAATCTTATGATCGTTACCTTCGCAGCACg CAACTGTCATCATATAGTAGGAGTCAGTCTGGTAGACCAATGAGTGGTGGAATGCCCGGCCGTGCTGTTGATGATCCTCGAATGGTGGGTATTGGTGGTCTTGATCCTGGACAAACAATAAAAGATAGGACTATAGGATTTGGTAGTGGAAGGCCCGAACCTCGCCTTCCTCCTGATGCATCCAGTACTCTTTTTGTTGAGGGTTTGCCTCCTGATTGTACATGCCGAGAAGTTTCTC ATATTTTTCGCCCATTTGTTGGGTACAAGGAAGTGAGACTTGTAACCAAGGAACCAAGATAT CCTGGAGGAGATCCAATAAAACTTTGCTTTGTTGATTTTTTAAGCCCATCTCATGCTGCTACTTCAATGGATGCTTTACAAG GTACTGACATACCCAATCACCCATGCATGCACTAG
- the LOC105801839 gene encoding protein yippee-like At4g27740 — protein MEYSGNPLYRCRNCKNPLALIDDLLSKNFIAKSGKAYMFEHAMNIVLGPKYDKQLITGRFSIADVFCSKCGEELGWKYVQSYDLKNRYKEGKFILEELKMFQEY, from the exons ATGGAGTACAGTGGTAATCCCTTGTACAGATGCAGAAACTGCAAAAATCCACTTGCTCTTATCGACGATCTTCTTTCTAAAAACTTCATA GCGAAATCAGGGAAAGCATATATGTTCGAACATGCAATGAACATCGTGTTGGGTCCCAAATACGACAAGCAGTTGATAACTGGTCGGTTCAGCATTGCTGATGTATTCTGCAGTAAGTGTGGTGAAGAACTGGGTTGGAAATATGTTCAGTCTTATGATTTGAAGAACAGGTACAAGGAAGGCAAGTTTATTCTCGAAGAACTTAAGATGTTCcaagaatattaa
- the LOC105801838 gene encoding protein yippee-like At4g27745, translating to MAESLGPRLYSCSNCRNRVSLHDDIISKCFQGRNGRAFLFSHAMNITLGPKEDRHLLSGLHTVADIYCADCHQVLGWKYERAYEVSQKYKEGKFILEKAKIVKEDW from the exons ATGGCTGAATCCTTGGGTCCACGATTGTATAGCTGCTCTAATTGTCGAAATCGTGTTTCTCTCCACGATGATATAATTTCCAAGTGTTTTCAG GGAAGAAATGGCCGTGCATTTTTGTTCTCCCACGCGATGAACATTACATTAGGACCAAAAGAAGACAGGCATCTCTTATCCGGTCTCCATACCGTGGCTGATATTTACTGTGCTGACTGCCACCAGGTTTTAGGCTGGAAATACGAGCGAGCTTACGAGGTGTCGCAGAAGTACAAGGAAGGGAAATTTATACTCGAGAAGGCGAAGATTGTTAAGGAGGATTGGTAA